The Pseudomonadota bacterium DNA segment GATTCTGCACCAGAAAAAGGAAAGTTGGTGATGACCGTAAAAACCCAGCTTTGGAAGACATAAAAAGGGGGATTGAATACATTGCAACTCACGAGGATATCAGAGACGTCCTGATCTCGGGCGGGGATCCATTGTTGATGTCCAACAACAGGCTTGATGATGTTCTGGGAAAACTGAAAGAAATTAAACATCTTGAATTGATACGGATCGGGACAAGAGTTCCATGCGTCTGGCCGCAAAAGATTATTGAAGACAAAGAACTCATCGAGGTCCTCAGAAAACATACACCCCAGTCACTTAAAGATCCGCAGCTCTTCATAAACACGCATTTCAACCATCCAAATGAAATAACTAACGAAAGCTACCAGGCTGTTAAGGTTTTAAGGCAACTGGGCATTCCTATAGGAAATCAAACTGTTTTGATGAAGGGCGTTAACGACGACACCGATGTAATGAGAACACTTATGCACGGTCTCGGGAAAATGGGAATAAAACCATATTATCTCTATTATGCCGACCTTGTTGAGGGAACAGGTCATTTTAGAACAGATGTATACAGAGGAAAAGAGATCTGCAGAGACCTGTGCGGAACCACTACCGGTTTTCTGCGCCCGACCTATGTGGTTGATGCACAGGGAGGAAGAGGTAAAGTACCTGTGGATCTCGGATTTTCAGAGGGAATTAGTGATGAAAAAAAGGGTGGAACGTTTACTTCACCGATTGGGCTCGGAAAAGTCTACGTAAATGATCCCCTTGAAATAATTGTAGGGAAAAAAAGGAGAATCCGGACACAATCAAACACAAACCTTCAAAAAGGCTGAACATGATACAAAGATTACCGTATTGAAGTGGGCGCCTTTTTTAAATTGAGAATGTGTAAATAACGGATTCAACTTTGGCAACACGATTGCAGCACATGGTCGGACCACGGCAAACTGTTGATGCGATAGCAGAATGCTGAATTGTGCGTATTGTAAGTAGCTGATATTACAAGACAGCATTGTCTATTTTGGGGCCAAAATGGGCAATATAAAAAACAAACGGCATAAATAGCCGAACCAGCGAATTCAGTGGAACAGAAAAGGCGCGTTTTTCCAAGTAACAATCTGCCGTGCATACAGCGCTATCAAGTTAAATCGAACTGCTTTTTTGCTCCACTGATTCAAATCGTTAACCGGCCCTAACTTTACCAAAGGATGCTAATACAATGTCTAATAATTATATCATTCGTTGGAATTGGCTGAGATTCATGTATGTTTTCACCTTCATCGTTGCTGGTGGAGGAGGACTGGCAATGCTGGTTTTGCCAGAATTATTCAAATCTATTTTTCATTGGCCTGTTAATGAGCCTGTAATTTTTGGAACTTACGGCTGTATGCTAGTGACATACGGTACTATGGCGATTTTGGGGGTGAAATATCCTCTGAAATTTCTACCAATTCTTTTATTTCATCTTTGTTATAAATCAGTATGGTTCATCGCTGTAATAATCCCTCTTTTGGTTACTGGAAAGTTTCCTTCTTACGCTATTTCCCTGTGCATAATATTTTTACTAACAATTACTGGAGATTTAATTGCTATACCGTTTCCTTACGTTTTTTCAAAAATATTGGAATAGAATAGCGATATTACTGGAAATGCATATCAAATCACTCCAGCTGACAGGAAGAAGCGCGGCGCTGACGCGGCAAGTTTGGGTGGGCAGCTGGTGATGCAGGTCTTTAGGTGTTTTAATTCCAGATGAATAATATATCGAATAATTTAGAAAAAATTGGCTTTGGCAAATGGCTGTTGGAAACAGTTACCCCTGAAATCCTGGAACAATTTGACATAGCAAGAGTGGTAGCTGTTCACAGAGATAGCTATTCCATAAACAATGGGGAAGTTGATGTTTTAGCGGAGTTGGTAGGGAAATTAATATTTAGTGCGGAATCTCCAGTTGATTATCCAGCTGTAGGTGACTGGGTTCTTGCCAATTATTATGATGAAAATACATTCGCAATAATTCACGCGGTCTTATCACGCAAGTCTTTGTTAAAAAGAAAAACACCCGGGAAAAAAGTTGATTTCCAGTTGATTGCCGCCAATATCGATGTTGCATTCATTGTTCAATCTCTTAATGAAAATTTTAACCTCCGGCGTTTAGAGCGTTATCTTGTCATGGTTAACGAGGGTAAAATCCAACCAATTGTCCTTCTGAGTAAGAGTGATCTGCTTGCTAGCGAAGATATTACAACCAGAATCGATGAGATCCAAAAAAATATGCCACGCTTACATGTAATACCCTTCAGCAGCGCAAATGCATCTGGTTTGGATAGCGTAAAAGAAATTATGCAGCCAGGTCTGACATATTGTTTGCTGGGATCATCAGGAGTTGGCAAAACAACGTTAGTAAATAACCTCATTGGTGAGTCAAAATATACAACCAAAACAGTCAGCAGGAAAGAGAGTAAAGGGAGGCATGCCACAACCCATAGACAAATGATTAAACTGGATTCTGGAGCAATGATAG contains these protein-coding regions:
- a CDS encoding radical SAM protein, with translation FCTRKRKVGDDRKNPALEDIKRGIEYIATHEDIRDVLISGGDPLLMSNNRLDDVLGKLKEIKHLELIRIGTRVPCVWPQKIIEDKELIEVLRKHTPQSLKDPQLFINTHFNHPNEITNESYQAVKVLRQLGIPIGNQTVLMKGVNDDTDVMRTLMHGLGKMGIKPYYLYYADLVEGTGHFRTDVYRGKEICRDLCGTTTGFLRPTYVVDAQGGRGKVPVDLGFSEGISDEKKGGTFTSPIGLGKVYVNDPLEIIVGKKRRIRTQSNTNLQKG
- the rsgA gene encoding ribosome small subunit-dependent GTPase A, producing the protein MNNISNNLEKIGFGKWLLETVTPEILEQFDIARVVAVHRDSYSINNGEVDVLAELVGKLIFSAESPVDYPAVGDWVLANYYDENTFAIIHAVLSRKSLLKRKTPGKKVDFQLIAANIDVAFIVQSLNENFNLRRLERYLVMVNEGKIQPIVLLSKSDLLASEDITTRIDEIQKNMPRLHVIPFSSANASGLDSVKEIMQPGLTYCLLGSSGVGKTTLVNNLIGESKYTTKTVSRKESKGRHATTHRQMIKLDSGAMIVDTPGMRELGNFSVATGLDETFSEIITLSEKCRFNDCTHAGEKGCAVLDAVVKGQLSDERYQNYVKMTKESSYNEMSYLEKRKKDKQFGKLIKTVMKDKKSRR